One genomic segment of Chryseobacterium phocaeense includes these proteins:
- a CDS encoding helix-turn-helix transcriptional regulator, protein MKNLARSGLLFSSDHIRIIMQEDQYPEKFSRLHMIESRASFSLLFLLSPNIRLEANDCDTKFLFRKNQYILHYSSQESTAELWSENQETIKYFQIQINYQYIFNLIDPESSKENADILENMIHNNYIFLHQKTPPYMTVEMHMILNELISDSKKGVMQRLFVEAKIIKLLILIFEQFNEKNAVQKEPGTSFIIKKFIDENYHKNIRAEDIGSLTGINQNKIRKEFKAQYQMTVAEYISELRMLKAKKMIIDQGIMIKEIAIECGYEYVQNFTRAFKKKFGVSPEKLRNG, encoded by the coding sequence ATGAAGAATCTCGCCAGGAGCGGATTGTTATTCAGTTCCGACCATATCAGGATCATCATGCAGGAAGACCAATACCCTGAAAAGTTTTCAAGACTACATATGATTGAAAGCAGGGCAAGTTTCAGCCTCCTTTTTTTGCTAAGTCCCAATATCAGACTGGAAGCTAATGACTGCGACACGAAATTTCTGTTCAGGAAGAACCAGTATATTCTTCATTATTCTTCACAGGAGAGTACGGCAGAGCTTTGGTCGGAAAACCAGGAAACCATCAAATATTTTCAGATCCAGATTAATTACCAGTATATCTTTAACCTCATCGATCCTGAGTCCAGCAAAGAAAATGCAGATATCCTGGAAAATATGATTCACAACAACTATATTTTCCTGCATCAGAAAACGCCGCCATATATGACGGTTGAAATGCATATGATTTTAAATGAGCTGATCAGTGATTCAAAAAAAGGGGTAATGCAGCGTCTGTTCGTTGAAGCGAAGATTATTAAGCTTCTCATTCTTATTTTTGAGCAGTTCAATGAAAAAAATGCAGTCCAGAAGGAACCGGGAACTTCTTTTATCATCAAGAAATTTATTGATGAAAATTACCATAAAAATATCCGCGCGGAAGATATCGGAAGTCTGACCGGGATCAACCAGAATAAAATCAGGAAAGAATTCAAGGCTCAATATCAAATGACTGTTGCTGAATATATTTCGGAGCTGAGAATGCTGAAAGCAAAAAAAATGATCATAGACCAGGGGATTATGATCAAAGAAATTGCTATTGAATGCGGCTACGAATATGTGCAGAATTTCACCCGTGCTTTTAAGAAGAAATTCGGTGTGTCGCCAGAGAAGCTGAGGAACGGATAG
- a CDS encoding T9SS type A sorting domain-containing protein has translation MFQNLHFAMRKIGVGLALLTIAGSELYAQQWEDVGGAQGVSAGGSSYNNLAVDQTGNYYLSYYDTSVGKGSVQKFNGNSWSYVGGSAGITDGTATFNSLSLDHAGNIFYTNQAGYPASGIEVRQFNGTSWIQLPKATESSANYHASAVSPSNVLFTYGSQNSGTVQRFVNGAWEQVGNTGFSNGASFAEMVIGTNDKVYTCNISGGVTVYQNSTSAVATDTWTLVGGSIVDAASSSEQYTSDIAIDGNNNLYVAYVSSSANGQRLNVKKFNGTAWIQLGQANISSGRVQHVAIAVTQSGQAYIVASRFENDNLLRNTAYKFDSATQEWITFGGDFISAGEAKFNDLAIDKANNYLVLAYSEDVTRVKRIPLDGVPPGCTNTDPGTNVGDVGCVTFTYRGQQVTYATVRGADGNIWLQQNLGSSQIATSLGDEAAYGDLFQWGRWDDGHQLRSSATAAPTSPNTPDGLAGTNAFIIGSTSWWAVFALTDKWTAANPANVTSTVGADPCKAVGQGWKMPSQAEWTGIVDSENIANPGTAFNSHLKLPASGYRSSSSGAFTFAGQRGYFWSSDTSGSGGKYLYIGSTIANPSSGAMRGQGSAVRCIKTGAALGTSDIIKNTETIGIYPNPTNGIVNVKSDALIENISVINMVGQKLNNIQFSNNQINMNGLPNGIYIVELKLKNGQIFSKKLIKK, from the coding sequence ATGTTTCAAAATTTACATTTTGCGATGCGTAAAATAGGGGTTGGTTTAGCATTGCTGACCATCGCAGGAAGTGAGCTATATGCCCAGCAATGGGAAGATGTAGGAGGCGCACAGGGAGTTTCGGCAGGAGGAAGCAGTTATAATAATCTGGCGGTGGATCAAACCGGGAATTATTATCTTTCTTACTATGATACTTCTGTGGGTAAAGGTTCCGTGCAGAAATTCAACGGAAATTCATGGTCTTATGTAGGAGGATCTGCAGGAATTACTGACGGAACAGCTACGTTTAACTCGTTATCTCTTGATCACGCAGGAAATATTTTTTATACCAATCAGGCAGGCTATCCTGCATCCGGAATTGAAGTCCGACAGTTTAACGGAACTTCATGGATACAACTTCCAAAAGCGACGGAATCTTCGGCCAACTATCATGCTTCTGCGGTTTCTCCATCCAATGTTCTGTTTACCTATGGAAGTCAGAATTCAGGAACGGTACAGCGTTTCGTGAACGGAGCCTGGGAGCAGGTAGGAAATACAGGCTTTTCCAATGGAGCTTCCTTTGCTGAAATGGTTATCGGAACTAATGACAAAGTGTATACCTGCAATATTTCAGGAGGAGTGACGGTGTATCAGAACAGTACTTCAGCAGTAGCCACCGATACATGGACATTGGTTGGCGGAAGTATCGTGGATGCCGCTTCCTCATCAGAACAGTACACATCTGATATTGCCATAGACGGAAATAACAATCTGTATGTAGCGTACGTGTCCAGTTCTGCAAACGGACAGCGATTAAATGTGAAGAAATTTAACGGAACCGCCTGGATACAGCTTGGGCAGGCAAATATCTCCAGTGGAAGAGTACAGCATGTTGCCATTGCGGTTACCCAGTCAGGGCAGGCTTATATTGTGGCCAGCCGTTTTGAAAATGATAACTTATTAAGAAATACCGCGTATAAATTTGATAGCGCTACCCAGGAATGGATCACTTTTGGCGGAGATTTTATTTCTGCCGGAGAAGCTAAGTTTAATGACCTTGCCATAGACAAAGCCAATAATTATCTGGTACTGGCGTATTCGGAAGATGTAACCAGAGTAAAAAGAATACCTTTGGACGGTGTTCCTCCTGGCTGTACAAATACAGATCCGGGCACTAACGTGGGAGATGTTGGTTGTGTAACTTTCACATATCGGGGGCAGCAGGTAACTTATGCAACAGTAAGAGGCGCAGACGGAAACATCTGGTTACAGCAGAACCTTGGAAGTTCACAGATAGCTACTTCACTGGGGGATGAAGCTGCTTACGGAGATCTTTTCCAGTGGGGAAGATGGGATGACGGGCATCAGCTCAGAAGCTCAGCTACGGCAGCACCTACATCACCGAATACACCGGATGGTCTGGCCGGAACCAATGCATTTATCATCGGATCTACATCATGGTGGGCTGTTTTTGCACTGACCGATAAATGGACGGCTGCCAATCCTGCTAATGTAACCAGTACAGTGGGAGCCGATCCCTGCAAGGCTGTAGGGCAAGGCTGGAAGATGCCTTCACAGGCAGAATGGACCGGTATTGTAGATTCCGAAAATATTGCCAATCCGGGAACAGCTTTTAACAGTCACCTGAAACTTCCGGCATCAGGATACAGAAGTTCTTCAAGCGGAGCGTTTACTTTTGCAGGCCAGAGAGGATATTTCTGGAGTTCGGATACCTCAGGCTCAGGAGGAAAATACCTGTATATTGGTTCTACCATTGCCAATCCTTCATCGGGAGCAATGAGAGGTCAGGGTTCCGCAGTAAGATGTATTAAAACGGGTGCTGCCCTGGGAACTTCAGATATCATAAAAAATACCGAAACGATTGGAATCTATCCAAACCCGACAAACGGGATCGTAAATGTGAAATCAGATGCATTAATTGAAAATATTAGTGTGATCAATATGGTAGGCCAGAAGCTTAACAATATCCAGTTTTCGAATAACCAGATCAATATGAACGGACTTCCAAATGGAATTTATATTGTAGAATTAAAGTTAAAGAACGGACAGATTTTTTCTAAGAAATTGATTAAAAAATAG